A segment of the Salvelinus sp. IW2-2015 linkage group LG6.2, ASM291031v2, whole genome shotgun sequence genome:
attggagccaatttcctcctacaacaggacaatgatccaaagcacagctccaaactatgcaagaactatttagggaagaagcagtcagctggtattctgtctataatggagtggccagcgcagtcaccggatctcaaccctattgagctgttgtgggagcagcttgaccgtatggtacgtaagaagtgcccatcaagccaatccaaattgtgggaggtgcttcaggaagcatggggttaaatctcttcagattacctcaacaaattgacaactagaatgccaaaggtctgcgaggctgtaattgctgcaaatggaggattctttgacgaaagcaaattttgaaggacacaattgTTATTTTAATWAAAAATCAtaatttataaccttgtcaacgtatTGACCATATTtgctattcattttgcaactcttttcatgtatgttttcatggaaaacaaggacatttctaagtgaccccaaacctttgaacggtagtgtatatacacctgTTGCTGAAGTGAGGAAAAGGCACAGAATCCTATYCCTCATGGCTAAAGCCAAGAGATGATCACATTGGGAAATATCACACCTCATAGATAATAGTGGAGTTGTTGTACAAAGAGCCGATGACTGCACTGTAAGGGGTATTTCACCTTGACCAACACTGCCATATATACCAAATGCTTATATGAAATATGAGGACATGAAATACACAAAGATTTGTTTTATTAAAAAGAAGAATACAATACCATTGTATGTACAAGTAAAAACAATACGTTACACAGAAACTGTTGCATTGTATGTAGGGCAGGTCAAATCTTCTAATATACTAGGGTTCGATAAAACTTTTTAGTAAAGTAAGGCAACAATTAGCTTGAAGGTTTGACTTTTGAGTGAACATTGCTAGCAGTTTGAATCAACGTGTTGTTGGACTAGGATAGTCGGCATGTCTATTTATACCATATTGAGATCAATGAATCTTTAAACCTGGTGTGGTGTATAGTGACAAAGAAGCAAGACATAGTGAACACTGTGGCAGATGATTTCATTATGGTATTATGGAAAATTGCATTAAACTGAGAATAAATGTGATAATAAATGTGAATAAGTGCTGAGCTGCAAAGACAGCAATCTTAACATTGAGTTGTCATGATGCTGTTTGTTTCCagcattagggctgttttcctaatgAAATTagaacatgtttttgtttttcttgccacGATACTTCAGAATtttgcgatactggtattgtgACAAACCAAATCTCGAAGTGtggttaaaaaaataagaaatgaaGGCTTCAACAATCAGTGATGCCATGTAGAGTCTTCATCTAGTGCTAGCACAGAAATTCTGACCTGGAACTGTCACTCCTGTATGTTATTTGTGAGTCAATGCTGGACCTGGAGAAGAGGAGCATCCTCTCTTGGGACTCCTCGGTCTGCCTGTGGGCCCACAATTCACTGGGATTAGCGTTCAAGGTCCTCTGCTTCATCGACAGTGTTTCGAACTTCACATATGTGTCTTTAGACAGCTCGTCGTCCAAACCTGGCACACTGCTCTGGCAGTAGAGTGAGAGGATCTTGTAAACCAGCAGACCGATGACAGGTAAAGCCACGGCGCAGGCAATGCCGCTGATGATCATCAGCAGCTGGTTCTCGGCATCGTCCTCAACAATGTCCAGGGTGAAGAAGTTGATGCAGGGGTCTATCCCTGMCGCACTTCCCTTGGCAACCAGACAAACCTGGTACCTCATTCCAGAAGTTAAGCCTTCGAGGAGGACCTTGCCACTCCTGGCATCGGTATCCATTGTCCTTTTGGAGTCATCCTCATCGTCGTAAGTAGAGTACACAACGGTGAGAGGGGCATCGCTCGTCAAACCGTCTGCCGTCCAGAGTAGAACCGCGCTGTCCGCCGTTTCCTCCACGATCTCGAGATCTTGGAYGGACTTGGAAGCGTCCTTCTTTTTGCTCTGATCCGCCGCCAGCATCCTGTCGCTGCCTTGCTGGATCTTGGATGGTTTGGGTGGGGCTTTCTGCTGCACATTGCTGGGCATGAGTTTCTTCTTGGTGGGAACGGGTGGCAGTGTGGTCGTGGCTGGGGTGGTGGTAGTAATCAGGGTGCTAGGGGAGTTGGGGAAGTCAGTTGACGGAGCAGAGGATGTTGTGGATGGGCTATTCCCTCCAGCCTCTCCATTGGACATCTGTGGGGGCATGATTGTAGCGACATAACCTGCCACAGACAGGCTGATGGCAGCCTCTGCATTACCGGCGAAGTTCTTAGCCTTGCAGCTGTACTCCCCGTCGTCTTTGTAYGAGATCCCATTTAGGCTGATGATGGACCATCGGACACCTTCTCCCGGAGACTCCTGGACAACTGTAGGTAGATCATGAAAATGCCAAGACTTAGTAATCGCCAAGATGTAGACTTTCGTTAAATGAAACACAAAGATCAACTGTAGAGTAAAGGCAAATCCTATTAAATCAATTTCGAAATCTAAAACTATTTTTGATAACCATGTTGAATAAGACACTGTATGCgttttcttaaaataaaatgtctcACTGTTGATACCTGTGTTGTTGACAGGTGAGCCATCTGAAGTGGTCCAGATTAGGGTAGGTGTGGGGTAACCCGTGGCATCACAGCGCARAAGCACATTGCTGCCCAACAAGGCTGTAATCTTGGTGGCTGACATCATGACAGACGGCTTGAGACATTGGTCCAGCTCCGCCCTTTGGAACATAACCCCGGCCAGGTTCTCAGGCCCACTGCAAGACAGGAACTGATCCATTAGTACCACTGATGTGTCAGACATTTTGGAGAGCTCGATCAGCTTGGAGATCCTGCAGTCGCAGATCCACGGGTTGTCCTGAAGACCTGGA
Coding sequences within it:
- the LOC111965557 gene encoding leucine-rich repeat, immunoglobulin-like domain and transmembrane domain-containing protein 3, giving the protein MHLLLYAYVFVCCFSAAHSFCPSQCTCVYHGRSDGTGTRSVLCNDPDMSDIPVNVPVDTVKLRVEKTGVRRIPTEAFYYLNDLRYLWITYNSISSVDAAAFYNLKVLHELRLDGNLISTFPWESLKEMPSLRTLDLHNNRLTSVAMEAIPYLVNITYLDISSNKLTTLSSDLVDIWPPFNGMHVYSSLSQKVVLGLQDNPWICDCRISKLIELSKMSDTSVVLMDQFLSCSGPENLAGVMFQRAELDQCLKPSVMMSATKITALLGSNVLLRCDATGYPTPTLIWTTSDGSPVNNTVVQESPGEGVRWSIISLNGISYKDDGEYSCKAKNFAGNAEAAISLSVAGYVATIMPPQMSNGEAGGNSPSTTSSAPSTDFPNSPSTLITTTTPATTTLPPVPTKKKLMPSNVQQKAPPKPSKIQQGSDRMLAADQSKKKDASKSXQDLEIVEETADSAVLLWTADGLTSDAPLTVVYSTYDDEDDSKRTMDTDARSGKVLLEGLTSGMRYQVCLVAKGSAXGIDPCINFFTLDIVEDDAENQLLMIISGIACAVALPVIGLLVYKILSLYCQSSVPGLDDELSKDTYVKFETLSMKQRTLNANPSELWAHRQTEESQERMLLFSRSSIDSQITYRSDSSRSEFLC